A stretch of Bacteroidota bacterium DNA encodes these proteins:
- the hepA gene encoding heterocyst formation ABC transporter subunit HepA — translation MNFRSLITRTISRPSRILLGVFRKFWYYLIFTLCFAILAAICEGFSIGLLIPFLRNIGDSGEAFSTGWTFVDQHILGVDKPQLERLYRICGIILVASWGRSGFSYLSEAFATVARVKYVMELRSRVVDQLLSVSLSYYSRTKTGELINSLTTEISRVIQSFQIINVFLIRGTLMIVYIGFMFFVSWELSVIILTFFVLLSLTLTRLLKTIQHGGKKVTKAAGYFTTSLTELINGIRTIAAFNTQTYERGRMDNAINGLADSMIKNGWQRLKVGPLSQGFVSTILIGIILVATQYYVLPGELDIALLLAFLFALLRMMPLVNELNKQRGMWASLRGSLLNVADLLRTDNKPYLADGERVVEPLKEAIEFENVTFGYGEEIIVLKDVNITIERGKTTAIIGASGAGKSTLVDLIPRFHDPIAGRVLWDGVDLRESQIDSLRPKIAVVSQSTFIFNETVWANIAYGLKDIPKEKIYEAARRSNALDFIEQMEEGFDTVLGDRGVRLSGGQRQRVAIARALLRDPDILILDEATSALDSLSERLVQQSLEELMQGRTVIAIAHRLSTIENADKVVVLEEGEVVEQGPYQELLEKKGKLWEYHALQYQLEVDKDLLPAEVTLPESAASGHEE, via the coding sequence TTCGGAATATTGGGGATTCGGGCGAAGCGTTTAGCACTGGCTGGACGTTTGTAGATCAGCATATCCTTGGCGTCGATAAACCGCAACTGGAACGGCTATATCGCATTTGTGGCATCATCCTGGTTGCCTCATGGGGGCGATCTGGGTTCAGTTATCTGTCTGAAGCTTTTGCCACGGTGGCACGCGTCAAGTACGTCATGGAACTGCGTTCCCGCGTTGTAGACCAGTTACTTTCGGTTTCATTAAGTTACTATTCCCGTACTAAAACAGGCGAGCTCATCAACAGCCTGACTACGGAAATCAGCCGGGTTATCCAATCGTTTCAGATAATCAACGTATTCCTAATCCGGGGTACCTTGATGATCGTTTACATTGGGTTCATGTTTTTCGTCTCCTGGGAGCTGTCAGTCATTATCCTGACCTTTTTTGTGCTCCTGTCGCTGACTTTAACGCGTTTGCTCAAAACTATTCAGCATGGCGGCAAAAAAGTGACCAAGGCGGCGGGCTACTTCACCACTTCTCTTACAGAGCTTATCAACGGAATCCGTACCATTGCTGCATTTAACACGCAGACCTACGAGCGGGGGCGGATGGATAATGCGATCAACGGCCTGGCCGACTCGATGATCAAGAACGGATGGCAACGCCTGAAAGTTGGGCCGCTTTCCCAGGGGTTTGTAAGCACTATCCTGATTGGTATTATCCTCGTTGCTACGCAGTACTATGTATTGCCCGGAGAGCTCGATATTGCGCTTCTACTTGCTTTTCTGTTTGCCTTGCTTCGCATGATGCCACTTGTCAATGAACTGAACAAACAGCGCGGTATGTGGGCGAGCCTGCGTGGATCGCTATTGAATGTGGCTGATTTGCTCCGTACGGACAACAAGCCTTATTTGGCAGATGGTGAGCGCGTTGTTGAGCCGCTCAAAGAGGCCATCGAATTCGAAAACGTTACGTTTGGATATGGCGAAGAAATCATCGTGCTGAAAGATGTCAACATTACTATTGAACGAGGTAAAACAACCGCCATCATTGGTGCGTCGGGTGCCGGCAAATCTACGCTGGTCGACCTCATTCCTCGATTTCATGACCCCATTGCCGGCCGCGTCCTCTGGGATGGTGTTGACTTGCGCGAGTCACAAATTGATTCGCTGCGCCCTAAAATTGCTGTAGTAAGCCAGAGTACCTTCATTTTTAATGAAACTGTTTGGGCCAATATCGCCTACGGCCTCAAAGATATTCCGAAAGAAAAAATCTACGAGGCTGCACGCCGCTCCAATGCGCTCGACTTTATTGAGCAAATGGAAGAGGGATTTGATACCGTGCTGGGGGATCGAGGGGTACGTTTGTCTGGCGGCCAGCGTCAGCGTGTCGCCATTGCCCGTGCTTTGCTTCGAGATCCGGATATTCTGATACTTGATGAAGCAACCAGCGCACTGGACAGCCTTTCCGAAAGACTTGTGCAGCAATCGCTGGAAGAGTTGATGCAGGGTAGAACTGTCATCGCCATTGCGCATCGCCTGTCAACCATTGAGAATGCAGACAAGGTTGTCGTATTGGAAGAGGGTGAGGTTGTGGAGCAGGGGCCTTATCAGGAGTTGCTGGAAAAGAAAGGCAAGCTTTGGGAGTACCATGCACTGCAATACCAACTGGAAGTAGACAAAGATTTACTGCCAGCAGAGGTTACATTGCCCGAATCTGCAGCTTCAGGCCACGAAGAATAA